A window from Telopea speciosissima isolate NSW1024214 ecotype Mountain lineage chromosome 8, Tspe_v1, whole genome shotgun sequence encodes these proteins:
- the LOC122670530 gene encoding NAC transcription factor 29-like: MKNSDNLPPGFRFHPTDEELIMYYLRNQTMSKPCPVSIIPEIDIYKFDPWELPEKAEFGEKEWYFFSPRDRKYPNGLRPNRATGSGYWKATGTDKAIHSGSQNVGVKKALVFYKGRPPKGVKTDWIMHEYRLGDSNRRPKKLVGSMRLDDWVLCRIYKKRHLNRVEEQKEEDHQEQATHENTTTTTHEMNSEGLARTFSLAQLMDVDYLSLSQLLSENNPLLCSSTTSEFQINTGNNNGNEMGYHFGNSTRLIQGNQNISLFNQAIQHVNPVFEFQL; the protein is encoded by the exons ATGAAGAACTCAGATAATCTTCCTCCAGGGTTTAGGTTTCATCCAACAGATGAAGAACTTATCATGTATTACCTGAGAAATCAAACCATGTCAAAGCCATGTCCTGTATCGATTATCCCCGAAATCGATATTTATAAATTTGATCCATGGGAGTTACCTG AGAAAGCAGAATTTGGGGAGAAAGAATGGTATTTTTTCAGCCCAAGAGACCGTAAGTATCCGAACGGGTTACGCCCCAATCGGGCGACGGGTTCTGGTTATTGGAAGGCTACTGGCACTGATAAGGCTATCCATAGTGGATCTCAGAATGTTGGTGTGAAGAAAGCACTTGTGTTCTACAAAGGTCGCCCACCTAAAGGTGTAAAGACTGATTGGATAATGCATGAATACAGGTTGGGTGATTCAAACCGCCGGCCTAAGAAGCTGGTTGGATCCATGAGG TTGGATGACTGGGTTCTCTGTAGGATCTATAAGAAGAGGCATTTAAACAGAGTtgaggaacagaaagaagaagatcatcAAGAACAAGCAACTCATGAGAACACTACAACAACTACACATGAGATGAATTCAGAAGGACTAGCAAGGACTTTTTCTCTAGCTCAATTAATGGATGTGGATTATCTTTCACTGTCTCAGCTATTAAGTGAGAATAATCCACTACTCTGTTCATCAACAACTTCTGAGTTCCAAATCAATACTGGAAACAACAATGGCAATGAAATGGGATACCATTTTGGAAATTCTACAAGATTAATCCAAGGGAATCAAAATATTTCACTCTTCAACCAGGCTATTCAACATGTGAACCCAGTTTTTGAATTTCAGTTataa